A window of the Amblyraja radiata isolate CabotCenter1 chromosome 5, sAmbRad1.1.pri, whole genome shotgun sequence genome harbors these coding sequences:
- the ucn gene encoding urocortin, whose amino-acid sequence MTSTPLVFIATCCLLVTHISLATCRAADLSIVNRLGSNASTDTDEENDQFLSYILREKLLQLLEQNPNNMQIQSPVSLDQILNEILDKEANRLLQELIPSTETLASTQEAGHDMVPAFAERSKRSAEPVNSLDLTFHLLREMIKMANNDKQRVQAEKNRKIMDTIGK is encoded by the coding sequence ATGACATCAACACCTTTGGTTTTCATTGCAACCTGTTGTCTTCTGGTCACCCACATCTCTCTTGCTACGTGTCGTGCTGCAGACCTGAGTATTGTTAACAGATTGGGTTCCAATGCCAGCACAGATACTGACGAAGAAAATGATCAATTTCTTTCCTACATCCTGAGGgagaagttactccagcttttggaacAGAATCCAAACAACATGCAGATTCAATCTCCAGTATCCTTGGATCAGATTCTGAATGAAATCCTTGATAAAGAAGCCAATCGCCTCCTGCAGGAACTTATCCCAAGCACAGAAACACTTGCGTCTACTCAAGAAGCAGGTCATGATATGGTGCCAGCTTTTGCTGAACGCTCAAAGAGATCTGCTGAACCGGTCAATTCCTTGGATCTCACGTTTCACCTCTTGAGGGAAATGATTAAGATGGCTAATAATGACAAGCAACGGGTGCAAGCAGAGAAAAATCGCAAAATTATGGACACTATTGGCAAGTGA